The following coding sequences are from one Collimonas arenae window:
- a CDS encoding nucleoside hydrolase, whose translation MKKLLAFLACALCLAGCHGGLSSASHAKIIIDSDYNTIDDDGQLGAMAAQLHAQGAVDVLGITVVSGRQWLQQGSADALKSMERLGVGAQIGVYSGANTPLTHDLETVRSELAKFPEPHAQLGAWETPEPMFASDLKAPPDGFAQHTTLRRKSAVDFIVDSVKQNPHQVTILAVGPLTNIALAVLQHPEIVPLIKQIIYLGGAFKVAGNATAHAEFNWWFDPEAAQIVLHQPIPQVVIPLDAANTVVMDKKIYDRIAHDPNKHTAVTQLFAQLEGYGFHHNSGFETDRNFTAHVMDSLTIAYLLDPRFATETVDEWVDVDIAFGPDDGRSIAYLKTPPTHLGLKKMRVVKRFDNARFFNLYVDLLTRPVPVKLSG comes from the coding sequence ATGAAGAAATTACTGGCTTTTCTTGCATGTGCACTATGCCTGGCAGGCTGCCACGGCGGCCTCTCTTCGGCCAGTCATGCAAAAATCATCATCGATAGTGATTACAACACCATAGACGACGATGGCCAACTGGGCGCGATGGCCGCTCAATTACATGCACAAGGTGCAGTCGATGTACTCGGCATCACCGTGGTATCGGGTCGCCAGTGGCTGCAGCAAGGAAGCGCCGATGCGCTGAAATCGATGGAGCGCCTCGGTGTCGGCGCGCAAATTGGCGTCTACAGCGGCGCCAACACGCCGCTCACCCATGACCTGGAGACGGTGCGCAGCGAACTGGCAAAATTCCCGGAACCACATGCACAACTGGGCGCATGGGAAACGCCCGAACCCATGTTCGCCAGCGACTTGAAAGCTCCGCCGGACGGCTTCGCGCAGCACACCACGCTGCGGCGCAAGAGCGCTGTCGACTTCATCGTCGACTCGGTCAAGCAGAACCCGCATCAGGTGACCATCCTGGCCGTCGGCCCGCTCACCAATATCGCGCTGGCCGTGCTCCAGCATCCAGAGATCGTACCGTTGATCAAACAGATTATTTACCTGGGCGGCGCATTCAAGGTCGCCGGCAATGCTACCGCACACGCCGAATTCAACTGGTGGTTCGATCCGGAGGCCGCGCAAATCGTGCTGCATCAGCCGATTCCACAAGTGGTGATCCCGCTGGACGCAGCCAATACGGTGGTCATGGATAAGAAGATTTACGACAGGATTGCCCACGATCCCAACAAGCATACCGCCGTGACCCAATTGTTCGCGCAGCTGGAGGGCTACGGCTTCCACCACAATTCCGGCTTTGAAACCGATCGCAACTTCACGGCGCACGTCATGGACAGCCTGACCATCGCCTATCTGCTCGATCCGCGTTTTGCAACCGAAACCGTCGATGAATGGGTCGATGTCGACATCGCGTTCGGTCCCGACGACGGTCGTTCCATTGCCTACCTGAAAACGCCTCCGACCCACCTCGGACTGAAGAAAATGCGGGTCGTCAAACGTTTCGACAACGCTCGCTTTTTCAATCTCTATGTCGACCTGCTGACGCGGCCGGTGCCGGTCAAGCTGTCCGGCTAG
- a CDS encoding pyridoxal phosphate-dependent aminotransferase: MPLDHPAVARNVVRQLEASRIREVANVGMGRDDVLPFWFGEPDQVTPAFIRDAAKAALDDGDTFYTHNYGIPPLRAAIAAYLSTLHRPIDASRVAVTSSGVSALMVLSQLIINPGDRVVAVTPLWPNVAEIPKILGAEVVRVALQFGETWELDLQQLLDALTPDTRAVLLNSPNNPTGWVMPREQQEAVLAHCRRHGIWIVADDVYERLVYSEQPSSERQACAPSFLDIADADDRVISSNSFSKSWLMTGWRLGWLVAPPELMTDIGKLIEYNTSCAPGFVQRAGIVAIERGDEIIGNTVTRYRAARDFLYQRLNALPGITAPRPKGAMYLFFRVDGVSDSLVLCKQLVRDAGLGLAPGNAFGTEGEGYVRWCFASSLERLEDGVQRLERFLAV; encoded by the coding sequence ATGCCTTTGGATCATCCCGCAGTCGCCCGCAACGTGGTTCGTCAATTGGAAGCATCGCGGATCCGCGAAGTCGCCAATGTTGGAATGGGGCGCGACGACGTGCTGCCGTTCTGGTTCGGTGAGCCGGATCAGGTGACGCCTGCTTTCATCCGCGATGCGGCCAAGGCGGCGCTGGATGATGGCGATACGTTCTACACGCACAACTATGGCATTCCGCCATTACGGGCGGCGATTGCCGCCTACCTATCGACGCTGCACCGGCCGATTGATGCGAGCCGCGTCGCGGTGACTTCTTCCGGCGTGTCGGCATTGATGGTGTTGTCGCAGTTGATCATCAATCCCGGCGACCGGGTAGTGGCTGTGACGCCGTTGTGGCCGAACGTTGCCGAAATCCCGAAAATTCTCGGAGCCGAAGTAGTGCGGGTGGCGCTGCAATTTGGCGAGACCTGGGAGCTCGACCTGCAGCAGTTGCTGGATGCACTCACGCCGGATACGCGCGCCGTGCTGCTGAACTCGCCGAATAACCCGACTGGTTGGGTCATGCCGCGCGAACAGCAGGAAGCGGTGCTTGCGCATTGCCGCCGGCATGGCATCTGGATCGTTGCTGACGACGTCTATGAGCGGTTGGTGTACAGCGAGCAGCCAAGCTCGGAGCGGCAGGCCTGTGCACCTTCCTTCCTCGATATCGCCGACGCCGATGACCGTGTGATTTCATCGAACAGCTTTTCCAAATCCTGGCTGATGACCGGCTGGCGGCTGGGTTGGCTGGTGGCGCCGCCGGAACTGATGACCGACATCGGCAAGCTGATCGAATACAACACCTCATGCGCGCCGGGTTTCGTGCAGCGCGCCGGGATTGTGGCGATTGAGCGTGGCGATGAAATCATCGGTAATACTGTCACCCGCTATCGCGCCGCGCGGGACTTCCTGTACCAGCGTCTGAATGCATTGCCGGGAATTACCGCGCCGCGGCCGAAGGGTGCGATGTATCTGTTCTTCCGTGTCGATGGCGTCAGCGACAGTCTGGTGCTGTGCAAGCAACTGGTGCGCGACGCCGGGCTGGGCCTGGCACCGGGCAATGCATTTGGCACTGAAGGCGAAGGTTATGTGCGCTGGTGCTTTGCCAGCTCACTGGAGCGTCTGGAGGATGGCGTACAACGGCTGGAGCGCTTTCTCGCGGTTTGA
- a CDS encoding DNA topoisomerase III, translated as MSKTLIIAEKPSVANDIAKTLGGFTKHDEYFESDEYVLSSAVGHLLEIAVPEEYDVKRGKWTFTHLPMIPPHFALNPIAKTESRLKVLNKLIKRKDVTALINACDAGREGELIFRLIAQYTKAKQPVKRLWLQSMTPGAIRDGFTHLREDKDMLPLADAARCRSEADWLIGINGTRAMTAFNSKEGGFYLTTVGRVQTPTLSIVVEREEKIKKFVPRDFWEVRAEFVCAAGIYEGRWLDAAHKKDENDPEKRAERLWSKAAAESIVAACRGKMGSVREESKPTTSMAPALFDLTSLQREANSRFGFSAKNTLGLAQALYEKHKVLTYPRTDSRHLPEDYLNTVKQTLETVSENNNYQQFAAQILNKGWVKPNKRIFDNTKISDHFAIIPTTQAPKNLSEPEQKLYDLVTRRFMAVFFPAAEFQVTTRYTEVSGHQFKTEGKVMTNPGWLAIYGKEAADEKDPENSGTLVAVAKDEKVKTDKITANGLVTKPPARYTEATLLSAMEGAGKLLDDGELREAMAGKGLGTPATRAAIIEGLLNEKYLLREGREMMPTAKAFQLMTLLHGLGVDELTEPELTGEWEHKLSQIERGTISREEFMREIAQLTQIIVKRAKEYDNDTIPGDYATLLAPCPNCGGVVKENYRRFACTKCEFSMSKTPGSRQFEIPEVEELLTKRTIGPLQGFRSKMGRPFAAILKISRDEEIKNFKLEFDFGQNDGEGEDGEGVDFTGQTALGPCPKCASGVYEMGLAYVCEKAVAKPKTCDFRSGRIILQQEILPEQMVKLLNDGKTDLLPGFISQRTRRPFKAFLVKGKDGKVSFEFEERKAKAPAKGKAKAAAVADEAGEASAVVAKKPAAKKTVAKKAAPKRVVAKRKAA; from the coding sequence ATGAGCAAGACCCTCATCATTGCTGAGAAACCTTCTGTCGCGAACGATATCGCGAAGACGCTCGGCGGCTTCACCAAGCACGATGAGTACTTTGAATCCGACGAATACGTCCTGTCCTCCGCGGTCGGCCATCTGCTGGAAATCGCGGTTCCTGAAGAATATGATGTCAAGCGCGGCAAATGGACCTTCACTCATCTGCCGATGATTCCGCCGCATTTTGCACTCAATCCGATTGCCAAGACCGAGTCGCGGCTCAAGGTGCTCAACAAGCTGATCAAGCGCAAGGATGTTACCGCCCTGATCAACGCATGTGACGCCGGGCGCGAAGGCGAGCTGATTTTCCGCCTGATCGCGCAATATACGAAAGCCAAGCAGCCGGTCAAGCGCCTGTGGTTGCAATCGATGACGCCAGGCGCGATTCGCGATGGCTTCACACATTTGCGCGAAGACAAGGACATGCTGCCGCTGGCCGATGCCGCCCGCTGTCGCAGCGAAGCGGACTGGCTGATCGGCATCAACGGCACGCGCGCAATGACCGCCTTCAATTCGAAAGAAGGCGGTTTCTATTTGACCACCGTCGGCCGCGTGCAGACGCCGACCCTGTCCATCGTGGTCGAGCGCGAAGAGAAGATCAAGAAATTCGTGCCGCGCGATTTCTGGGAAGTGCGGGCCGAGTTTGTCTGCGCCGCCGGTATCTATGAAGGCCGCTGGCTCGACGCTGCGCACAAGAAAGATGAAAACGATCCGGAAAAGCGCGCTGAGCGTCTGTGGAGCAAGGCTGCAGCCGAATCGATCGTGGCTGCCTGCCGCGGCAAGATGGGTTCTGTGCGTGAAGAGTCGAAGCCGACTACCTCGATGGCGCCGGCCCTGTTCGACTTGACCAGCCTGCAGCGCGAAGCCAACTCGCGCTTCGGTTTCTCGGCCAAGAATACGCTCGGCCTGGCGCAGGCGCTGTACGAAAAGCACAAAGTGCTGACTTATCCGCGTACCGATTCGCGCCATCTGCCGGAAGATTACCTGAACACCGTTAAGCAAACGCTGGAAACGGTCTCCGAGAACAACAATTACCAGCAGTTCGCAGCGCAGATCCTGAACAAGGGCTGGGTCAAGCCGAACAAACGCATCTTCGACAACACCAAGATCAGCGATCACTTTGCGATCATTCCGACTACGCAGGCGCCGAAGAATCTGTCGGAACCTGAACAGAAGTTGTACGACCTGGTGACACGCCGTTTCATGGCGGTGTTTTTCCCGGCTGCCGAGTTCCAGGTCACTACCCGTTACACCGAAGTGTCCGGCCATCAGTTCAAGACTGAAGGCAAGGTCATGACAAATCCGGGTTGGCTGGCGATCTACGGCAAGGAAGCTGCGGATGAGAAAGACCCGGAAAACAGCGGCACGCTGGTTGCGGTAGCCAAGGATGAGAAGGTCAAGACCGACAAGATTACCGCCAACGGCCTGGTCACCAAACCGCCCGCGCGTTACACGGAAGCGACCTTGCTGTCGGCCATGGAAGGCGCCGGCAAGTTGCTGGACGATGGCGAGTTGCGCGAAGCGATGGCCGGCAAGGGCCTCGGTACGCCGGCGACGCGCGCTGCCATCATCGAAGGTTTGCTGAACGAAAAATACCTGCTGCGCGAAGGCCGGGAAATGATGCCGACCGCCAAGGCGTTCCAGCTGATGACGCTGCTGCACGGCCTCGGCGTCGATGAGTTGACCGAACCGGAGTTGACCGGCGAATGGGAACACAAGCTGTCGCAGATCGAACGCGGTACCATCAGCCGTGAAGAGTTCATGCGCGAAATCGCGCAACTGACCCAGATCATCGTCAAGCGCGCGAAGGAATACGATAACGACACCATCCCGGGCGACTACGCGACGCTGTTGGCGCCGTGTCCGAATTGCGGCGGCGTGGTCAAGGAAAACTATCGTCGCTTCGCTTGCACCAAGTGCGAATTCTCGATGAGCAAGACGCCAGGTAGCCGCCAGTTTGAAATTCCTGAAGTCGAGGAATTGCTTACCAAGCGCACCATTGGTCCGTTGCAAGGTTTCCGCTCCAAGATGGGCCGGCCGTTTGCCGCGATCCTGAAAATCAGCCGCGATGAAGAGATCAAGAACTTCAAGCTGGAATTTGATTTCGGCCAGAACGATGGTGAAGGCGAAGATGGCGAGGGTGTCGATTTCACTGGACAGACTGCGCTCGGACCATGTCCGAAATGTGCCAGCGGCGTGTATGAAATGGGCTTGGCTTATGTCTGCGAAAAAGCTGTCGCCAAGCCAAAGACCTGCGATTTCCGTAGCGGCCGTATCATCCTGCAGCAGGAAATCCTGCCGGAGCAGATGGTCAAGCTGCTAAACGACGGCAAGACCGATTTGCTGCCGGGATTCATTTCGCAACGCACGCGTCGCCCATTCAAGGCGTTCCTGGTCAAGGGCAAGGATGGCAAGGTGAGCTTTGAGTTTGAAGAACGCAAGGCAAAGGCGCCTGCCAAAGGCAAGGCCAAGGCCGCAGCTGTCGCGGACGAAGCTGGCGAGGCAAGCGCGGTGGTAGCGAAGAAACCGGCGGCCAAGAAGACGGTGGCGAAGAAGGCTGCACCCAAGCGTGTGGTTGCCAAGCGCAAAGCCGCATAA
- a CDS encoding DUF494 family protein, with protein MFEVLVYLYETYYRPDACPEPEALVKKLSAIGFEEDEIAKALGWLTDLAETNHEFADKYPQQTAFSFGIRVYAQQEIDVLGIPAIGFIQFLESAKMLNPVQREIVIERALTVSETPVPLDKLKVIVLMVLWSQGKEPDGLMFDELFVDEDDDPEPRQLH; from the coding sequence ATGTTTGAAGTCCTCGTTTATCTGTATGAAACTTATTATCGGCCCGATGCCTGCCCTGAACCGGAGGCTTTGGTCAAGAAGCTGTCGGCGATCGGCTTTGAAGAAGACGAGATCGCCAAGGCGCTCGGCTGGCTGACGGACCTGGCGGAAACCAATCACGAATTCGCCGATAAGTATCCGCAGCAAACGGCTTTTTCCTTTGGCATTCGCGTCTACGCTCAGCAGGAGATCGACGTGCTGGGTATTCCTGCGATCGGCTTCATCCAGTTCCTGGAATCGGCCAAGATGCTCAACCCGGTCCAGCGCGAGATCGTCATCGAACGTGCGTTGACTGTCAGCGAGACTCCGGTCCCGCTCGATAAACTCAAGGTGATCGTATTGATGGTGCTATGGAGCCAGGGCAAGGAGCCGGACGGCCTGATGTTCGACGAATTGTTTGTCGACGAAGACGATGATCCGGAGCCGCGCCAGTTGCACTAA
- the dprA gene encoding DNA-processing protein DprA, producing the protein MDVAELASWLRLEQTAGVGTDTARRLLAAFGLPANIFSTSFSALHKVVPERVVYALLAAPSDALLALIERTREWLQQPGNQLFTLADSGYPQTLLDISDPPLMLYVKGRAELLSRPSLAVVGSRNATVQGVANADRFAETLSQRGLTIVSGLALGIDAAAHQGGLRGAAGNTDGGSTVAVIGTGADIVYPARNRELAHRIAEAGCIVSEYPLGMPGVAANFPRRNRIISGLSNGVLVVEAALKSGSLITARMAAEQGRDVFAIPGSIHSPLAKGCHQLIKQGAKLVESAQDILEELGALRGPVVPQIEVHAERVAVGAGEAAGDAGDGGKEKLLAVLGYDPVSLDLLAARSGCDVATLNAQLLELELAGLVEVLPGAIYRRIG; encoded by the coding sequence ATTGACGTCGCTGAACTCGCTTCATGGCTGCGTCTTGAGCAGACCGCCGGTGTCGGCACCGACACCGCGCGTCGTCTATTGGCGGCTTTTGGTCTGCCAGCCAATATTTTTTCCACTTCGTTTTCCGCCTTGCACAAAGTCGTGCCGGAGCGGGTTGTCTATGCGCTGCTGGCTGCGCCCTCGGATGCACTGCTGGCGCTGATCGAACGCACGCGAGAGTGGCTGCAGCAGCCGGGCAACCAGCTGTTCACGCTGGCCGACAGTGGCTATCCTCAGACGCTGCTGGATATCTCGGATCCCCCGCTGATGCTGTACGTCAAGGGGCGCGCAGAGCTGTTGAGCCGGCCGTCGCTGGCTGTAGTCGGTAGCCGCAATGCCACCGTACAAGGGGTTGCCAATGCGGATCGCTTTGCCGAGACACTCAGCCAGCGCGGCTTGACGATTGTTTCCGGGCTGGCGCTGGGCATCGATGCGGCCGCTCATCAGGGCGGTTTGCGCGGTGCGGCAGGCAATACCGATGGCGGCAGCACGGTGGCGGTGATCGGCACCGGCGCCGACATTGTCTATCCGGCGCGTAATCGTGAACTGGCGCATCGCATTGCAGAAGCGGGTTGCATTGTCAGTGAGTATCCGCTCGGCATGCCCGGCGTCGCTGCCAATTTTCCGCGGCGCAATCGCATAATCTCGGGTCTTTCAAATGGTGTGCTGGTGGTCGAAGCGGCGTTGAAATCCGGTTCGCTGATTACTGCACGGATGGCGGCGGAACAGGGACGCGATGTGTTCGCGATTCCCGGTTCGATTCATTCGCCCCTGGCGAAAGGCTGCCATCAACTGATCAAACAGGGCGCCAAGCTGGTGGAATCGGCACAGGATATTTTGGAAGAACTGGGCGCGCTGCGCGGTCCGGTTGTGCCGCAGATCGAAGTCCATGCGGAGCGCGTCGCAGTCGGGGCAGGAGAGGCTGCCGGCGACGCCGGGGATGGCGGTAAAGAGAAGCTGCTCGCCGTACTCGGGTATGATCCGGTCAGCCTGGACCTGCTGGCGGCGCGCAGCGGTTGCGATGTGGCAACGTTGAATGCGCAGTTGCTCGAGCTGGAACTGGCCGGCCTGGTTGAAGTTTTGCCGGGCGCAATCTATCGGCGGATCGGCTGA
- a CDS encoding LysM peptidoglycan-binding domain-containing protein — protein MKKFSTAALLLALSAGFGISTMAHAQTATPMRCEFLANAPDQHVVVRGDTLWGISGRFLQHPWCWPQVWGLNQEQIHNPHWIYPGQIVYFDRASGRLRLGNETGGEPGVVKLSPQTRVQGIGRDAITAISTDAIGPFLSQPLIIEDGELAHAPHIVAVQDGHLNLGKGDKAYVRGDLGDATAFQVFRPGNALKDPVTGKVIANEALYLGTLKLDRKGSTPDEAHTFSVVDTKEEMQVGDRIIPRPVEPILNYVPHAPANSVNARIVSIYGGVATAAQNQIATINQGKNDNIDVGTVLQLYRFGKTIADPADHNKKVKLPDEQYGTLFIFRVFNHISYGLIMEVQNTVDIGDVARSPE, from the coding sequence ATGAAAAAGTTTAGCACAGCTGCACTCCTTCTTGCTTTAAGCGCCGGATTTGGCATTTCGACTATGGCTCACGCGCAGACGGCGACGCCCATGCGTTGTGAGTTTTTGGCCAATGCTCCCGACCAGCATGTGGTGGTGCGTGGCGATACGCTGTGGGGAATTTCCGGGCGGTTTCTGCAGCATCCGTGGTGCTGGCCGCAAGTCTGGGGCTTGAACCAGGAACAGATCCATAACCCACACTGGATTTATCCGGGCCAGATCGTTTATTTTGACCGCGCCAGTGGCCGCCTGCGCCTTGGCAATGAGACCGGTGGTGAGCCTGGTGTCGTCAAGCTGTCGCCGCAAACGCGGGTGCAAGGTATCGGACGCGATGCCATCACGGCGATTTCGACTGATGCAATCGGCCCGTTCTTGTCGCAGCCGCTGATCATCGAGGATGGGGAGCTGGCACATGCACCGCACATCGTCGCGGTGCAGGATGGCCACCTCAATTTGGGCAAGGGCGACAAGGCTTATGTACGTGGCGATCTGGGCGACGCTACTGCATTCCAGGTGTTCCGTCCGGGCAACGCGCTCAAGGATCCGGTGACTGGCAAGGTCATCGCCAATGAGGCCTTGTATCTCGGTACATTGAAGCTGGATCGCAAGGGCAGCACGCCGGATGAGGCGCACACCTTCAGCGTGGTCGACACCAAGGAAGAAATGCAGGTCGGCGACCGTATCATTCCTCGTCCGGTCGAGCCGATCCTGAACTACGTGCCGCATGCTCCGGCCAATAGCGTCAACGCCCGTATCGTATCGATCTACGGCGGCGTCGCCACGGCTGCGCAGAACCAGATCGCGACGATCAACCAGGGTAAGAATGACAACATCGATGTCGGTACCGTGCTGCAGCTGTATCGTTTTGGCAAAACCATTGCCGATCCGGCCGATCACAACAAGAAGGTCAAGCTGCCTGACGAACAATACGGTACCCTGTTCATTTTCCGCGTCTTCAACCATATTTCGTATGGCTTGATCATGGAAGTCCAGAATACGGTCGACATCGGCGATGTTGCCAGGTCGCCGGAGTAA
- the def gene encoding peptide deformylase gives MSLLNILRYPDARLHKIAKPVTVFDTRLKKLIADMAETMYDAPGVGLAASQVDVHEQLVVIDTSDTGTDLRVFINPEILWASEEKQIYDEGCLSVPGVYDGVERPARVKVRALDADGKPFEVDADGLLAVCIQHEMDHLQGKVFVEYLSPLKRNRIKAKMLKEEREQKRDKQYATR, from the coding sequence ATGTCTTTATTAAATATTCTGCGTTATCCTGACGCTCGCTTACACAAAATTGCCAAGCCAGTGACAGTTTTTGACACTCGCCTCAAAAAATTGATCGCCGACATGGCCGAAACCATGTACGACGCACCCGGCGTCGGCCTGGCCGCTTCGCAAGTCGATGTCCATGAACAACTGGTCGTCATCGACACCTCCGATACCGGCACTGACCTGCGCGTATTCATCAATCCTGAAATCCTCTGGGCCAGCGAAGAAAAGCAGATCTACGACGAAGGTTGCCTGTCGGTACCCGGCGTCTACGACGGCGTCGAACGTCCGGCACGCGTGAAGGTACGCGCTCTTGATGCTGACGGCAAGCCATTTGAAGTCGATGCTGACGGCCTGCTGGCGGTTTGCATCCAACACGAAATGGATCACCTGCAGGGCAAGGTATTCGTCGAATACCTGTCGCCGCTGAAGCGTAACCGAATCAAGGCCAAGATGCTCAAGGAAGAACGCGAGCAGAAACGCGACAAGCAATACGCAACAAGATAA
- the fmt gene encoding methionyl-tRNA formyltransferase, with protein sequence MKIIFAGTPEFAAVALQALHDAGHEITLVLTQPDRPAGRGMQLHASPVKQFALAHQIPVAQPVSLRLDGKYPDVAKEAHALLQATSHDIMVVAAYGLILPTSVLTIPPHGCLNIHGSLLPRWRGAAPIHRAIEAGDAETGITIMQMDQGLDTGAMLLIEKMPIAAGDTTGSLHDKMAKLGGDMIVEALRRLEQGNLPATPQPEQGVTYAAKISKEEAALDFTLPAEVLGRKIRAFNPFPAAAATFAGTTLKLWQAQVVATSEGKHTPGSIISADPQDGVIVACGSGALRITELQKPGGKRLPAAEFLRAFPMQGGKFD encoded by the coding sequence ATGAAAATTATCTTTGCGGGTACGCCCGAATTTGCCGCCGTGGCATTGCAAGCCCTGCACGATGCCGGTCACGAAATCACGCTGGTGCTGACCCAGCCCGACCGCCCAGCTGGCCGCGGCATGCAACTGCACGCATCGCCGGTCAAGCAATTCGCACTGGCCCATCAGATCCCTGTGGCGCAACCGGTATCGTTGCGGCTCGACGGCAAGTATCCTGATGTCGCCAAGGAAGCGCACGCACTGTTGCAAGCAACGTCGCACGACATCATGGTGGTCGCTGCCTACGGCCTGATCCTGCCAACCAGCGTGCTGACCATTCCACCGCACGGCTGCCTCAACATCCACGGCTCACTGCTGCCGCGCTGGCGCGGTGCAGCGCCTATCCATCGCGCGATCGAAGCCGGCGACGCCGAGACCGGCATCACCATCATGCAGATGGACCAGGGGCTCGACACCGGCGCCATGCTGCTGATTGAAAAAATGCCGATCGCAGCCGGCGACACCACCGGCTCCTTGCACGACAAGATGGCGAAGCTTGGCGGTGACATGATCGTCGAAGCGCTACGCCGCCTCGAACAAGGCAACTTGCCGGCAACGCCGCAGCCGGAGCAAGGCGTCACCTATGCCGCCAAAATCAGTAAGGAAGAAGCCGCCCTCGACTTCACGCTGCCGGCTGAAGTGCTGGGACGCAAAATCCGCGCATTCAATCCGTTCCCAGCCGCTGCCGCGACATTCGCAGGCACCACGCTGAAACTCTGGCAGGCACAGGTTGTCGCAACCAGCGAAGGCAAGCACACCCCCGGCAGCATCATCAGCGCCGACCCGCAAGACGGCGTAATCGTTGCCTGCGGAAGCGGCGCGTTACGCATCACCGAGTTGCAGAAGCCTGGCGGCAAACGGCTGCCGGCGGCGGAGTTTTTGCGGGCTTTTCCGATGCAGGGTGGGAAATTCGATTGA
- a CDS encoding pilin — translation MKKMKMAKSSQRGFTLIELMIVVAIIGILAAVSLPAYQDYATRARMSEVLVMSEPAKLAVSETASSLGGLAAVTLGNSGYTFPGATAFVADVTIADTTGIVTVTSSVPGAAGIITLTPTEVNVDAPNGQLTWVCASPAGDDNIPARFLPANCR, via the coding sequence ATGAAAAAAATGAAAATGGCGAAATCTTCGCAACGTGGTTTCACGCTGATCGAGCTGATGATTGTGGTGGCCATTATTGGCATCTTGGCGGCAGTATCACTACCGGCGTATCAAGATTACGCAACTCGTGCAAGAATGAGCGAAGTTTTGGTCATGTCTGAACCTGCCAAGCTTGCAGTTTCTGAAACTGCTTCATCGCTTGGCGGCTTGGCTGCAGTTACTCTTGGCAATAGTGGTTATACATTTCCTGGAGCGACAGCATTTGTTGCCGATGTCACGATTGCTGACACAACGGGAATCGTGACTGTTACCTCCAGCGTTCCGGGTGCAGCTGGGATCATCACGCTGACTCCCACAGAAGTAAATGTCGACGCACCCAATGGCCAATTGACTTGGGTATGCGCATCTCCAGCAGGAGATGACAACATCCCTGCCAGATTCTTACCTGCAAACTGCCGCTAA